A window from Salvia miltiorrhiza cultivar Shanhuang (shh) chromosome 2, IMPLAD_Smil_shh, whole genome shotgun sequence encodes these proteins:
- the LOC131012679 gene encoding uncharacterized protein LOC131012679: MSQESHVEYIKDTIGSSFEDSLSSDDDKPISEIFRGKKKICSIVLSDDSRNDSLNCVVDSAERGNIGKIKRRFVSKRKKVVHFDLSDEDSEDVDTPENFDDAHLDMPLSDEFVARATDGKIVEDSHMQSCLPLAGTLYQEKQDLVEETSKKTKITQAKDKQVTKAKKAKKMKSNSISDPSHQLTEVVVEHNKGKRVPQTPTLKSRSGRTIRRRILD; encoded by the exons ATGTCCCAAGAAAGCCATGTTGAATATATCAAAG ACACAATTGGAAGCTCATTTGAAGATAGTCTTTCTTCTGATGATGATAAACCAATATCAG AAATCTTCAGAGGTAAAAAGAAAATTTGCTCTATTGTTCTATCCGATGATTCAAGAAATGATAGTCTGAATTGCGTAGTGGACTCGGCTGAAAGAG GTAACATTGGAAAAATCAAAAGAAGATTTGttagcaaaagaaaaaaagtcgTGCACTTTGATCTTTCTGATGAAGATTCAG AGGATGTTGATACACCTGAGAACTTTGATGATGCACATTTGGATATGCCTCTATCAG ATGAATTTGTGGCGAGAGCAACCGATGGAAAAATTGTCGAAGATTCTCATATGCAGTCATGTCTACCTTTGGCAG GCACACTATACCAAGAGAAACAGGACCTTGTGGAAGAAACATCAAAGAAGACTAAAATAACCCAAGCTAAGGACAAACAAGTAACTAAGG CAAAGAAGGCGAAGAAAATGAAGTCTAATAGCATATCTGATCCATCCCACCAACTTACTGAAGTGGTTGTCGAGCATAACAAAG GCAAAAGAGTTCCACAAACACCAACACTCAAGTCAAGGAGTGGCAGAACAATCAGGCGAAGAATATTGGACTAA